The window TCTACGACATTCCGCGCTTCTTCGAAGAGGATTTTTTCGAGACCAAAAAGGTGGTCTATACTCCCAAGAAATAGGACGCCCTGCGGCTTCCTATTTTTTTTGTGCCTGCCGGGCGACGATCGTGCGGAGATTGTCCATGAAGGTCTCGGCATCTGCGGCGCCCGTGATGCGGCCCAGCAGTTCGCCTTCGGTGTCGAACACGAGGTAGAGCGGGATCGAGCCGCTGCCGTATTTCTTCATCAGTTCGCGGCCCGTGGGCTTGTCTGTGCTGTATTTGGCGGCCACGAACCGCTGGTCCATGAATTCGCCCACGTCCTTGCGCGAGAACACCTCCCGTTCCATCATCCGGCACGGGGGACACCAGTCGGCATAGAGGTCTA of the Alistipes senegalensis JC50 genome contains:
- a CDS encoding thioredoxin fold domain-containing protein, whose translation is MKKLIFLLMLSLCAGAVQAQVKFETKSTDAVREMAVRQGKLVFIDLYADWCPPCRMMEREVFSRKDVGEFMDQRFVAAKYSTDKPTGRELMKKYGSGSIPLYLVFDTEGELLGRITGAADAETFMDNLRTIVARQAQKK